In Achromobacter xylosoxidans A8, a single window of DNA contains:
- a CDS encoding ABC transporter permease yields MLKLILRRVLVAIPTLILVSMIVFMLQKILPGDPVLTLAGEERDPAVLDYLRDKYRLNDPLPVQYAAWAAQVVQGDLGKSLRTDVPVTTLIGQKLPVTLQLAAMAMFFALIIGIPMGILAAVRKGKPIEMGANIAALSGMSIPNFWLGIILIMVVSVQWKLLPASGYVSPSEDFWLSIKTMLMPSLVLSTAIAAYLMRHTRSAMLEALSADYVRTARAKGVSPRSVVLRHALRNALMPIVTLVTLLFGELLAGAVLTEQVFTIPGFGKLVVDAVFTRDYAVVQGVVLCVAVGFIIMNLLADILYILVNPRLRHS; encoded by the coding sequence ATGCTTAAACTCATCTTGCGCCGCGTGCTCGTCGCGATACCGACACTGATACTGGTGTCGATGATCGTCTTCATGCTGCAGAAAATCCTGCCCGGCGATCCGGTGCTGACCCTGGCCGGCGAAGAACGCGATCCGGCCGTCCTGGACTACCTGCGGGACAAATACCGCCTCAACGATCCGCTGCCCGTGCAGTACGCCGCCTGGGCCGCGCAGGTGGTGCAGGGCGACCTGGGCAAATCGCTGCGCACCGACGTCCCCGTCACCACGCTGATCGGACAGAAGCTGCCGGTCACGCTGCAACTGGCCGCCATGGCCATGTTCTTCGCGCTGATCATCGGCATCCCCATGGGGATACTGGCCGCGGTGCGCAAGGGCAAGCCGATCGAAATGGGCGCCAACATCGCCGCGCTGTCCGGCATGTCCATCCCCAACTTCTGGCTTGGCATCATCCTCATCATGGTGGTGTCGGTGCAGTGGAAGCTGCTGCCGGCCTCGGGCTACGTGTCGCCGTCCGAGGATTTCTGGCTGTCGATCAAGACCATGCTGATGCCGTCCCTGGTGCTGTCCACGGCCATCGCCGCCTATCTGATGCGCCATACCCGTTCGGCCATGCTGGAAGCGCTGTCGGCCGATTACGTGCGCACCGCGCGCGCCAAGGGCGTGTCGCCGCGCAGCGTGGTGCTGCGGCACGCCTTGCGCAATGCGCTGATGCCCATCGTCACGCTGGTGACGCTGCTGTTCGGCGAACTGCTGGCCGGCGCCGTGCTGACCGAGCAGGTGTTCACGATTCCGGGCTTCGGCAAGCTGGTGGTCGACGCGGTCTTCACGCGCGATTACGCGGTGGTGCAGGGCGTGGTGCTCTGCGTGGCGGTGGGTTTCATCATCATGAACCTGCTGGCCGACATCCTGTACATCCTGGTCAATCCCCGCCTGAGGCACTCATGA
- a CDS encoding ABC transporter permease, translating into MSAIPATAAAVTPPRSRNRAWGKFKRNHIAMLGLGIVLFFVLLAILAPLIASHDPFQTSFTTIRKAPSASYWLGTDELGRDIFSRMVYGARASLMAGLVSVLIALAVGVPFGLAAGYFGGWTDSIISRATEALLAIPFLILAIALAAFLGPSLTNAMIAIGVSAAPKFIRLTRGQVLAVKNEDYVQSARALGASDLRIIGRHVFPNVMPPLIVQATITIATAIIAEASLSFLGLGLQPPNPSWGSMLNTAKNFMTQAPWMSIFPGSAIFLVVLGFNLLGDGLRDALDPRQEK; encoded by the coding sequence ATGAGCGCAATTCCTGCAACGGCCGCAGCCGTCACGCCGCCCCGCAGCCGCAACCGCGCCTGGGGCAAATTCAAGCGCAACCACATCGCCATGCTGGGCCTGGGGATCGTGCTGTTCTTCGTTCTGCTGGCCATCCTGGCGCCGCTGATTGCCAGCCACGATCCGTTCCAGACCAGCTTCACCACCATCCGCAAGGCGCCTTCGGCGTCCTACTGGCTGGGCACGGACGAGCTGGGCCGGGACATATTCAGCCGCATGGTCTACGGCGCCCGCGCCTCGCTGATGGCGGGCCTGGTGTCGGTCCTGATCGCGCTGGCGGTGGGCGTGCCTTTTGGTCTTGCCGCCGGCTACTTCGGCGGCTGGACTGACAGCATCATCTCGCGCGCCACCGAAGCGCTGTTGGCGATTCCCTTTCTGATCCTGGCCATCGCGCTGGCCGCCTTCCTCGGACCCAGCCTGACCAACGCCATGATCGCCATCGGCGTCTCGGCCGCGCCCAAGTTCATCCGGCTTACGCGCGGACAGGTGCTGGCGGTCAAGAACGAGGACTACGTGCAGAGCGCGCGCGCCCTGGGCGCGTCCGACCTGCGCATCATCGGCCGGCACGTGTTCCCCAACGTCATGCCGCCGCTGATCGTGCAGGCCACGATCACCATCGCCACGGCCATCATCGCCGAGGCCAGCCTGTCGTTCCTGGGCCTGGGGCTGCAGCCGCCGAACCCGTCCTGGGGCTCGATGCTGAACACCGCCAAGAACTTCATGACCCAGGCGCCCTGGATGTCGATCTTCCCCGGATCGGCCATTTTCCTGGTGGTGCTGGGCTTCAATCTGCTGGGCGACGGCCTGCGCGACGCGCTCGATCCGCGTCAGGAAAAGTAA
- a CDS encoding dipeptide ABC transporter ATP-binding protein — protein MDPKRVVQVNDLTVRFKTPERTVEAVRKVSFHVDRGETLAIVGESGSGKSVTSLALMRLVEYGGGRIVNGGMLLRRRNGDVLDLLNAPDSTLQRVRGADVAMIFQEPMTSLNPSFTAGNQIAEALQLHQGLDAAAARAETLRMLERVRIPEARAILDRYPHQLSGGMRQRVMIAMALSCKPQLLIADEPTTALDVTIQAQILQLIRQLQEEMDMGVIFITHDMGVVAEVADRVLVMYRGDKVEEGGSDQVFARPQHAYTRALLSAVPRLGAMHGTDEPAPFPLLRVDDAKAPPQAASAPVAAPSTVRRENGPVLKVRDLTTSFDITGGILGRVQKRVHAVEKVSFDLYPGETLSLVGESGCGKTTTGRSLLQLVKSKAGSIEFDGKNIGALRGSAMQTLRQHIQFIFQDPFASLDPRMTVGYSIMEPLLIHGVARGKAAQDRVRWLMDKCGLLPEMIDRYPHEFSGGQRQRICIARALALNPKVVIADESVSALDVSIQAQIVNLLLDLQRELGVSFLFISHDMAVVERVSHRVAVMYLGQIVEIGPRRAIFENPQHPYTKKLMAAVPIADPQRRHRERSLLVDEIPSPMRKLGDDPLVEPLVAVGEGHFVARHPIGVY, from the coding sequence ATGGACCCCAAGCGCGTCGTCCAGGTCAATGACCTGACCGTGCGCTTCAAGACCCCCGAGCGCACCGTGGAAGCGGTGCGCAAAGTCTCCTTTCACGTCGACCGCGGCGAGACCCTGGCCATCGTGGGCGAATCCGGCTCCGGCAAATCGGTGACCTCGCTGGCGCTGATGCGCCTGGTCGAATACGGCGGCGGCCGGATCGTCAACGGCGGCATGCTGCTGCGCCGGCGCAATGGCGACGTGCTGGACCTGCTCAACGCGCCCGACAGCACGCTGCAACGCGTGCGCGGCGCGGACGTGGCCATGATCTTCCAGGAGCCCATGACGTCCCTGAACCCCAGCTTCACGGCCGGCAACCAGATTGCCGAAGCCTTGCAGCTGCACCAGGGGCTGGACGCAGCCGCGGCCCGCGCCGAGACCCTGCGCATGCTGGAGCGCGTGCGCATCCCGGAGGCCCGCGCCATCCTGGACCGCTACCCGCATCAATTGTCGGGCGGCATGCGCCAGCGCGTCATGATCGCCATGGCGCTGTCGTGCAAGCCCCAGCTGTTGATCGCCGACGAGCCGACCACGGCCCTGGACGTGACCATCCAGGCCCAGATCCTGCAATTGATCCGCCAATTGCAGGAAGAGATGGACATGGGCGTGATCTTCATCACCCACGACATGGGCGTGGTGGCCGAGGTGGCCGACCGCGTGCTGGTCATGTACCGCGGCGACAAGGTGGAAGAGGGCGGCTCGGACCAGGTCTTCGCCCGTCCGCAACACGCCTACACGCGCGCGCTGCTGTCGGCGGTGCCGCGCCTGGGCGCCATGCATGGCACGGACGAGCCCGCGCCGTTCCCGCTGCTGCGCGTGGACGACGCCAAGGCTCCGCCGCAGGCGGCCTCCGCGCCGGTCGCGGCGCCGTCCACCGTGCGGCGCGAAAACGGCCCGGTGCTGAAGGTCCGCGACCTGACCACCAGCTTCGACATCACCGGTGGCATCCTGGGCCGGGTGCAGAAGCGCGTGCACGCCGTGGAAAAGGTCAGCTTCGACCTGTATCCCGGCGAGACGCTGTCGCTGGTGGGCGAGTCCGGCTGCGGCAAGACCACCACCGGGCGCTCGCTGCTGCAACTGGTCAAGAGCAAGGCCGGCAGCATCGAATTCGACGGCAAGAACATCGGCGCGCTGCGCGGCAGCGCCATGCAGACGCTGCGCCAGCACATCCAGTTCATCTTCCAGGATCCGTTCGCCTCGCTGGACCCGCGCATGACGGTGGGCTATTCCATCATGGAACCTTTGCTGATCCACGGCGTGGCGCGCGGCAAGGCGGCGCAGGACCGGGTGCGTTGGCTGATGGACAAGTGCGGCCTGCTGCCGGAAATGATCGACCGCTATCCGCACGAGTTCTCCGGCGGCCAGCGCCAGCGCATCTGCATCGCGCGCGCCCTGGCGCTGAATCCCAAGGTGGTGATCGCCGATGAATCGGTGTCGGCGCTGGACGTCTCGATCCAGGCGCAGATCGTCAACCTGTTGCTGGACCTGCAGCGCGAGCTGGGCGTGTCGTTCCTGTTCATCTCGCACGACATGGCGGTGGTCGAGCGCGTCAGCCACCGGGTGGCGGTGATGTACCTGGGCCAGATCGTCGAGATCGGCCCGCGCCGGGCCATCTTCGAGAATCCGCAGCATCCCTATACCAAGAAGCTGATGGCGGCGGTGCCCATCGCCGATCCGCAGCGCCGCCACCGCGAGCGCTCGCTACTGGTCGACGAGATCCCCAGCCCCATGCGCAAGCTGGGCGACGATCCGCTGGTCGAGCCTTTGGTCGCGGTGGGCGAGGGCCATTTCGTGGCCCGCCATCCTATCGGGGTCTACTGA